A genomic region of Saccopteryx bilineata isolate mSacBil1 chromosome 1, mSacBil1_pri_phased_curated, whole genome shotgun sequence contains the following coding sequences:
- the PCNX3 gene encoding pecanex-like protein 3 isoform X1 encodes MGSQVLQILRQGVWASLTGGWFFDPHQSTFSNCFHLYVWIFLLTFPFLLYMVLPPSLMVAGVYCLVVAVIFTTIKTVNYRLHAMFDQGEIVEKRNSTMGEQEEEPAQGDSNLLRDPGVEMTVFRKVSSTPPVRCSSQHSLFGFNQVSELLPRMEDSGPFRGRWLLLRAEESGVEWDGTQFPLGPAEDAFGAVIVDIKELVREQGSNNVIVTSADREMLRLSSQEKLIGDLPQTPPGAAPDPSLPSTDSSERSPPAGDGAPWSGSSVADTPMSPLLKGSLSQELSKSFLTLTRPDRALVRTSSRREQCRVGGYQPLDRRGSGEPMPQKAGSSDSCFSGTDRETLSSFKSEKTNSTHLDSPPGGQAAEGSDTDPPSEAELPASPDAGVPSDDTLRSFDTVIGAGTPPGPAEPLLVVRPKDLALLQPSKRRPPMRRHSPPGRAPRRPLLEGGGFFEDEDTSEGSELSPASSLRSQRRYSTDSSSSSCYSPESSQGAAGGPRKRRAPHGAEEGTAVPPKRPYGTQRTPSTASAKTHARVLSMDGAGGDVLRAPLAGSKAELEAQAGVELDAGEPTVLSAEARRGLAANQPGWRGELQEEGAVGGAAEETGKRDHSSNVRRTQAIRRRHNAGSNPTPPASVMGSPPSSLHESQRGRAASHSRALTLPSALHFASSLLLTRAGANVHEACTFDDTSEGAVHYFYDESGVRRSYTFGLAGGGYENPVGQQGEQAANGAWDRHSHSSSFHSADVPEVAGGLNLLQPRPVVLQGMQVRRVPLEIPEFDLLDQDSLHESQEQTLMEEAPPRAQHSYKYWLFPGRWTSVRYERLALLALLDRTRGLLENVLGVGLSSLVAFLGYLLLLKGFFTDIWVFQFCLVIASCQYSLLKSVQPDAASPMHGHNWVIAYSRPVYFCICCLLIWLLDALGSAQPFPPVSLYGLTLFSASFFFCARDVATVFTLCFPFVFLLGLLPQVNTCLMYLLEQIDMHGFGGTAATSPLTAVFSLSRSLLAAALLYGFCLGAIKAPWPEQHVPVLFSVFCGLLVALSYHLSRQSSDPTVLWSLIRSKLFPELEERSLETARAEPPDPLPEKMRQSVREVLHSDLVMCVVIAVLTFAISASTVFIALKSVLGFVLYALAGAVGFFTHYLLPQLRKQLPWFCLSQPVLRPLEYSQYEVRGAAQVMWFEKLYAGLQCVERYLIYPAVVLNALTVDAHTVVSHPDKFCLYCRALLMTVAGLKLLRSAFCCPPQQYLTLAFTVLLFHFDYPRLSQGFLLDYFLMSLLCSKLWDLLYKLRFVLTYIAPWQITWGSAFHAFAQPFAVPHSAMLFVQALLSALFSTPLNPLLGSAVFIMSYARPLKFWERDYNTKRVDHSNTRLVTQLDRNPGADDNNLNSIFYEHLTRSLQHTLCGDLVLGRWGNYGPGDCFVLASDYLNALVHLIEVGNGLVTFQLRGLEFRGTYCQQREVEAITEGVEEDEGCCCCEPGHLPRVLSFNAAFGQRWLAWEVTASKYVLEGYSISDNNAASMLQVFDLRKILITYYVKSIIYYVSRSPKLEAWLSHEGISGALQPVRAPGYADSDPTFSLSVDEDYDLRLSGLSLPSFCAVHLEWIQYCASRRSQPVDQDWNSPLVTLCFGLCVLGRRALGTASHSMSASLEPFLYGLHALFKGDFRITSPRDEWVFADMDLLHRVVAPGVRMALKLHQDHFTSPDEYEEPAALYDAIAANEERLVISHEGDPAWRSAILSNTPSLLALRHVLDDASDEYKIIMLNRRHLSFRVIKVNRECVRGLWAGQQQELVFLRNRNPERGSIQNAKQALRNMINSSCDQPLGYPIYVSPLTTSLAGSHPQLRALWGGPISLGAIARWLLHSWERLHKGCGAGCNSGGNVDDSDCGGGSGLTSLNNNPPLAHATPENTAGSGDQSLPPGTGWGPRPSLSSSGDGRPPSLPQWPPPRLPGLPPASPASAEGPRPSRAPGPGLLCSEGPSGKWSLGGRKGLGGSEGEPASGSPKGGTPKSQVPLDLSLSLDISTNTSAPRAAQDTPGLDSSAPESDTPTEAPGDWPAPAEERESPAAQPLLDHQY; translated from the exons ATGGGGTCGCAGGTGTTACAGATCCTGCGCCAGGGGGTGTGGGCCTCGCTCACCGGCGGTTGGTTCTTCGACCCACACCAGAGCACCTTCTCCAACTGCTTCCACCTTTATGTCTGGATCTTCCTGCTCACCTTTCCCTTCTTGCTGTACATG GTCCTGCCCCCCAGCCTGATGGTGGCGGGCGTGTACTGCCTTGTGGTGGCTGTTATCTTTACTACTATCAAGACTGTGAACTATCGGCTGCATGCCATGTTCGACCAGGGCGAGATCGTGGAGAAGCGCAACTCTACCATGGGCGAGCAGGAGGAAGAGCCTGCCCAGGGGGACAGCAATCTGCTCAG GGACCCTGGAGTGGAGATGACAGTGTTTCGGAAAGTGAGTTCCACCCCCCCAGTACGTTGTAGCTCCCAGCATTCCTTGTTTGGCTTCAACCAAGTCTCG GAGTTGCTGCCCCGGATGGAGGACTCTGGGCCTTTCAGAGGTAGGTGGCTGCTGCTCAGGGCTGAAGAAAGTGGTGTGGAATGGGATGGCACGCAGTTCCCCTTGGGTCCTGCTGAGGATGCCTTCGGGGCTGTGATTGTAGACATCAAGGAGCTGGTGCGGGAGCAGGGCAGCAACAACGTGATCGTGACCTCGGCTGATCGAGAGATGCTCAGGCTAAGCTCACAGGAGAAACTGA TTGGAGACCTTCCGCAGACGCCTCCAGGGGCTGCCCCAGACCCCTCTCTCCCCAGCACAGACTCTTCAGAACGTTCTCCTCCGGCTGGAGATGGAGCCCCATGGAGCGGGAGCAGTGTTGCTGACACTCCTATGAGCCCCCTGCTGAAGGGGAGCCTCAGCCAGGAGCTGAGCAAGAGCTTCTTGACCTTGACCCGCCCTGACCGGGCCCTGGTGAGAACCAGCAGTCGACGGGAACAGTGCCGAGTGGGTGGCTACCAGCCCCTGGACCGACGGGGCTCAGGGGAGCCCATGCCCCAGAAAGCCGGCTCCTCAGATTCCTGCTTTAGTGGCACTGACAGGGAGACGTTGAGCAGCTTCAAGAGTGAGAAGACCAACTCAACCCACCTGGAcagcccccctggtgggcaagctgcTGAAGGCAGTGACACAGACCCACCCTCTGAGGCTGAGCTGCCAGCATCACCAGATGCTGGAGTCCCCTCAGATGACACACTGCGTTCTTTTGACACAGTTATAGGAGCAGGGACGCCGCCAGGCCCTGCTGAGCCACTCCTGGTTGTGCGGCCCAAAGACTTGGCCCTGCTTCAGCCTAGCAAACGGCGGCCGCCCATGCGGAGACACTCGCCCCCTGGCCGTGCGCCTCGGCGGCCCCTGCTGGAAGGCGGGGGCTTCTTTGAGGATGAAGACACCAGCGAGGGCAGCGAACTGAGCCCAGCCTCCAGCCTCCGATCCCAGCGCCGCTATAGTACTGATAGCTCCtcttcttcctgctactcccctgAGAGCTCCCAGGGTGCAGCAGGGGGTCCTCGGAAGAGAAGAGCCCCCCATGGGGCTGAGGAAGGGACTGCTGTGCCCCCCAAGCGGCCCTATGGGACACAGCGGACGCCTAGTACTGCCAGCGCCAAAACACATGCTCGTGTGCTGAGCATGGACGGGGCGGGGGGTGATGTCCTGAGGGCCCCCCTGGCTGGCTCCAAGGCTGAGTTGGAGGCCCAGGCTGGGGTGGAGCTGGATGCCGGTGAACCCACTGTGCTGTCTGCCGAGGCCCGCCGGGGACTTGCTGCCAACCAGCCTGGTTGGCGGGGGGAGCTACAAGAGGAAGGTGCTGTGGGGGGAG CAGCTGAGGAGACTGGCAAGAGGGACCACTCGAGCAATGTGAGGCGGACCCAGGCCATCCGGAGGCGCCACAACGCAGGCAGTAACCCCACTCCTCCAGCATCTGTCATGGGCTCACCCCCTAG CAGCCTGCACGAGTCTCAGCGCGGCCGAGCTGCCTCCCATTCCCGGGCACTGACACTGCCCTCTGCCCTGCACTTCGCCTCCTCACTGCTGCTCACTCGGGCCGGAGCCAATGTGCACGAGGCCTGCACTTTTGACGACACCTCGGAGGGGGCTGTGCACTACTTCTACGATGAGAGCG GCGTGCGGCGTTCCTATACCTTCGGGCTGGCTGGAGGCGGCTATGAGAACCCTGTAGGACAGCAAGGGGAGCAGGCAGCCAACGGGGCCTG GGACCGTCACTCACATTCCTCCAGCTTCCACTCAGCTGACGTCCCTGAGGTGGCTGGTGGCCTGAACCTGCTACAGCCGAGGCCCGTGGTTCTGCAAGGCATGCAGGTGCGCCGCGTGCCTCTGGAGATCCCAGAG TTTGACCTGCTGGACCAGGACTCCCTGCACGAATCCCAGGAGCAGACACTGATGGAGGAGGCGCCCCCCCGTGCCCAGCACAGCTACAAGTACTGGCTTTTTCCTGGCCGCTGGACCTCTGTGCGCTACGAGCGGCTCGCCCTGCTGGCCCTGCTGGACCG GACGCGGGGGCTGCTGGAGAACGTCCTCGGTGTCGGCCTGAGCAGCCTGGTTGCATTCTTGGGCTACCTGTTGCTGCTTAAGGGCTTTTTCACCGACATCTGGGTCTTCCAGTTCTGCCTGGTCATCGCCTCCTGCCAGTATTCACTGCTGAAG AGTGTCCAGCCTGACGCGGCCTCTCCCATGCAC GGCCACAACTGGGTGATCGCGTACAGCCGCCCGGTCTACTTCTGCATCTGCTGCCTGCTCATCTGGCTGCTGGACGCCCTCGGCTCAGCTCAGCCCTTCCCGCCCGTCTCCCTGTACGGCCTCACGctcttctctgcctccttcttcttctgTGCTCGTGACGTGGCCACCG TGTTCACCTTGTGCTTCCCGTTCGTCTTTCTCCTGGGCCTCCTGCCCCAAGTCAACACCTGCCTCATGTACCTGCTGGAGCAGATAGATATGCATGGCTTTGGGGGGACAG CCGCCACCAGCCCACTCACTGCGGTCTTCAGCCTCTCCCGCAGCCTCCTGGCTGCTGCCCTGCTTTATGGCTTCTGCCTGGGGGCCATCAAG GCTCCTTGGCCGGAGCAGCACGTGCCAGTCCTCTTCTCAGTCTTCTGTGGCCTCCTGGTGGCATTGTCCTACCATCTGAGCCGGCAGAGCAGTGACCCCACTGTGCTCTG gtcccTGATCCGGAGCAAGCTCTTCCCTGAGCTGGAGGAGCGGAGTTTGGAGACAGCCCGGGCTGAGCCCCCAGACCCACTGCCAGAGAAGATGCGCCAGTCGGTG CGAGAGGTCCTGCACTCTGACCTGGTGATGTGTGTAGTGATCGCCGTGCTAACCTTTGCCATCAGTGCCAGCACTGTCTTCATTGCCCTGAAG TCGGTGCTGGGGTTCGTTTTGTACGCACTGGCTGGGGCCGTGGGCTTCTTCACACATTACCTGCTGCCACAACTCCGCAAACAGCTGCCCTGGTTCTGCCTGTCGCAGCCCGTGCTGAGGCCGCTGGAGTACAGCCAGTACGAAGTGCGTG GCGCTGCCCAGGTGATGTGGTTTGAGAAGCTGTACGCTGGCCTGCAGTGTGTGGAGAGGTACCTCATTTACCCTGCGGTGGTGCTCAACGCCCTCACAGTGGACGCCCACACTGTCGTCAGCCACCCGGACAAGTTCTGCCTCTA CTGCCGGGCGCTGCTGATGACCGTGGCCGGCCTGAAGCTGCTGCGTTCGGCCTTCTGCTGTCCGCCCCAGCAGTATCTGACCTTGGCTTTCACGGTCCTGCTCTTCCATTTCGACTACCCGCGCCTCTCCCAGGGCTTTCTGCTAGACTACTTCCTCATGTCCCTGCTCTGCAGCAAG CTGTGGGACCTGCTGTACAAGCTGCGGTTCGTGCTGACCTACATTGCGCCCTGGCAGATCACATGGGGCTCGGCTTTCCACGCCTTTGCCCAGCCCTTCGCCGTGCCAC ACTCTGCCATGCTGTTCGTTCAAGCCCTGCTCTCCGCACTCTTCTCCACGCCGCTCAACCCCCTGCTGGGCAGTGCCGTCTTTATCATGTCCTATGCACGGCCCCTGAAGTTCTGGGAGCGCGACTACAA CACTAAACGTGTGGATCATTCCAACACCCGCCTGGTCACACAGCTGGACCGGAACCCTG GCGCTGATGACAACAACCTCAACTCCATCTTCTATGAGCACTTGACACGCTCGCTGCAGCACACGTTGTGTGGGGACCTGGTGCTGGGCCGCTGGGGCAACTATGGCCCCGGTGACTGCTTCGTCCTGGCCTCCGACTACCTCAACGCCTTGGTGCACCTCATTGAGGTTGGCAATGGCCTTGTCACCTTCCAGCTGCGTGGCCTTGAGTTTCGGG GTACGTACTGCCAGCAGCGCGAGGTGGAGGCCATCAcggagggtgtggaggaggatgagggctgctgctgctgtgagCCTGGCCACCTGCCACGGGTCCTGTCCTTCAATGCTGCCTTTGGGCAGCGCTGGCTGGCCTGGGAGGTGACGGCCAGCAAGTACGTGCTGGAGGGTTACAGCATCAGTGACAACAACGCAGCCTCCATGCTGCAGGTCTTTGACCTCCGCAAGATTCTCATCACCTACTATGTCAAG AGCATCATCTACTACGTGAGCCGCTCACCAAAGCTGGAGGCGTGGCTGAGCCACGAGGGCATCTCGGGGGCCCTGCAGCCTGTTCGGGCGCCTGGCTATGCTGACTCGGACCCCACCTTCTCCCTGAGTGTGGATGAGGACTATGACCTTCGCCTCTCCGGCCTCTCGCTGCCCTCCTTCTGTGCGGTGCACCTTGAATGGATCCAGTACTGCGCCTCCCGGCGCAGCCAG CCCGTGGATCAGGATTGGAATTCACCGCTGGTCACTCTGTGTTTTGGCCTGTGTGTGCTGGGCCGCCGGGCCCTGGGGACAGCCTCGCATAGCATGTCTGCCAG CCTGGAGCCCTTCCTCTACGGCCTGCATGCCCTGTTCAAGGGGGACTTCCGCATCACATCCCCACGGGACGAGTGGGTCTTTGCTGATATGGACCTGCTTCATCGTGTGGTGGCGCCTGGGGTTCGCATGGCCCTCAAGCTTCACCAG GACCACTTCACGTCGCCAGATGAGTACGAGGAGCCTGCCGCCCTGTACGATGCCATCGCAGCCAACGAGGAGCGGCTGGTCATCTCCCACGAGGGCGACCCGGCCTGGCGCAGCGCCATCCTCAGCAACACGCCCTCACTGCTGGCGCTGCGCCATGTCCTGGATGACGCCTCTGACGAGTACAAGATCATCATGCTCAACCGGCGTCACCTGAGCTTCCGAGTCATCAAG GTGAACCGAGAGTGTGTGCGTGGCCTGTGGGCCGGGCAGCAGCAGGAGTTGGTGTTCCTGCGCAACCGTAACCCAGAGCGGGGCAGTATCCAGAACGCCAAGCAGGCGCTCCGCAACATGATCAATTCCTCCTGTGACCAGCCGCTCGGCTACCCCATCTACGTGTCACCCCTCACCACCTCACTGGCTGGCAGCCACCCCCAGCTGCGGGCACTGTGGGGTGGCCCCATCAGCCTGGGCGCCATTGCCCGCTGGCTTCTGCACAGCTGGGAGAG gctTCATAAGGGCTGTGGTGCTGGTTGCAATAGTGGTGGGAACGTGGATGACTCGGACTGTGGTGGAGGCAGTGGCCTGACTTCCCTCAACAATAACCCCCCACTGGCACATGCCACACCTGAGAACACAGCAG GCAGTGGCGACCAGTCTCTCCCACCAGGCACTGGCTGGGGCCCAAGGCCCTCCCTTAGCAGTTCTGGTGATGGGCGCCCCCCGTCTTTGCCGCAGTGGCCGCCCCCTCGGCTCCCTGGACTCCCCCCTGCTTCACCGGCTTCCGCTGAGGGTCCCCGGCCCTCAAGGGCGCCTGGGCCTGGTCTCCTCTGTTCTGAGGGTCCCAGTGGAAAGTGGAGCCTTGGGGGTCGGAAGGGACTGGGGGGATCTGAGGGGGAGCCAGCCTCAGGGAGCCCCAAAGGAGGCACCCCCAAATCTCAG gTGCCCCTAGACCTCAGCCTCAGCCTGGACATCAGCACCAATACCTCAGCCCCCAGAGCAGCCCAGGACACTCCTGGCTTGGACAGCAGTGC